The Sulfurospirillum halorespirans DSM 13726 genome has a window encoding:
- a CDS encoding phosphoribosylaminoimidazole synthetase — MICAEKLQRLMMAVVLFIACCLMSVGSIYGTILLGFVIAMTVVWAITDFCPSIWLFSKLVGHCKRSH, encoded by the coding sequence ATGATTTGTGCTGAAAAACTTCAACGTTTAATGATGGCGGTGGTCTTGTTTATTGCATGCTGTTTGATGAGTGTTGGCTCGATTTACGGTACGATTTTGCTAGGATTTGTCATTGCAATGACAGTTGTCTGGGCGATTACCGATTTTTGTCCTTCCATTTGGCTCTTTTCAAAGCTGGTAGGTCACTGCAAACGTAGCCATTAA
- a CDS encoding HD domain-containing phosphohydrolase produces MSVSKRIKYFKQLAILLTIFWTLLTTCFVIYQFYNEEKHIEESSLEKIKGVAEQSVAFIYWAYEQKANALNDEQKYTIRSNFSLKELLAVLAKHNDMELDISSSTKTLNLSPSALDTVLKVKERKEDGYIVFEKTGEKHLFYVKPMLASSACISCHVHHEYTVGSLMGYTTLQMKVPTFKEANPQTFYFLIVTYLGTWLLGLFAIWWIHARGRDYLNEKTKMYEESMYALVDMMEKRDSYTAGHSQRVAEYAKMIVLAMDYSSDEADFIYKAGMLHDIGKIEIPDAILLKPDKLTEVEYSLIKRHVTASYELLSREPFTLLAEVVLSHHERYDGGGYPHGLKAEQIPFFSQIIAVADAFDAMTTNRAYRKSLSREAALAVLNEERGRQFHPLIVDVAQEIFIKAILPENTTQMPKDLLEEMRFSYSFRDQLTGFYNVNYLKFIFNHAQDYQLKVFQMDHLNCTDFAVYNKKHGWKKGDELLCLIAKTISTIYPDAIIVRVHSDNFLVLHVNENEPIDYAKIDRLMREHDLVMQYQHVTFGIDEALSVETLEDKLLHL; encoded by the coding sequence ATGTCAGTCAGTAAACGCATCAAATACTTTAAACAGCTCGCCATTTTACTCACCATCTTTTGGACACTGCTGACAACTTGTTTTGTGATCTATCAATTTTACAACGAAGAAAAACACATTGAAGAGAGCTCGTTAGAGAAAATCAAAGGGGTTGCTGAACAGTCGGTTGCCTTTATTTATTGGGCCTATGAGCAAAAAGCAAACGCGTTGAATGATGAGCAAAAGTACACCATTCGCAGTAATTTCTCCCTTAAAGAGCTTCTCGCCGTTCTTGCAAAACACAATGATATGGAACTTGATATTTCCTCTTCCACAAAAACACTCAATCTTTCACCCTCAGCTTTAGATACCGTGCTTAAAGTCAAAGAGCGTAAAGAAGATGGCTACATTGTTTTTGAAAAAACAGGGGAGAAACACCTCTTTTATGTCAAGCCGATGTTGGCGAGCAGTGCGTGCATCTCGTGTCACGTTCACCATGAATACACGGTGGGATCGTTGATGGGGTATACGACGCTTCAGATGAAAGTGCCGACGTTTAAAGAAGCCAATCCTCAAACCTTCTATTTTCTCATTGTGACCTATCTTGGGACATGGCTTTTGGGACTTTTTGCCATTTGGTGGATTCATGCGCGCGGTCGCGACTATCTTAATGAAAAAACCAAAATGTACGAGGAGAGTATGTATGCCCTCGTTGATATGATGGAAAAACGTGACAGCTACACCGCTGGACACAGTCAAAGAGTCGCCGAATACGCAAAAATGATTGTCCTTGCCATGGACTATAGCAGTGATGAGGCGGATTTTATCTACAAAGCTGGAATGCTGCATGACATCGGAAAAATCGAAATTCCTGATGCCATTTTGCTTAAACCCGATAAACTCACCGAAGTAGAGTACTCCCTGATCAAACGCCACGTGACGGCAAGTTACGAGTTACTTTCACGCGAACCTTTTACGCTTCTTGCCGAAGTGGTGTTATCGCACCATGAACGCTACGATGGTGGTGGTTATCCGCATGGGCTTAAAGCGGAGCAGATTCCTTTTTTCTCACAAATCATTGCCGTAGCAGACGCATTTGATGCGATGACCACCAATCGGGCGTATCGTAAAAGTTTAAGTCGTGAGGCGGCTTTGGCTGTGTTAAACGAGGAGAGAGGAAGGCAGTTCCATCCGCTCATTGTCGATGTTGCCCAAGAGATTTTTATAAAGGCAATTCTTCCTGAAAATACAACCCAGATGCCAAAAGATCTGCTCGAAGAGATGCGGTTTTCGTACTCTTTTCGCGATCAACTGACCGGCTTTTACAATGTCAATTACCTCAAATTTATCTTCAACCATGCCCAAGATTATCAGTTAAAAGTCTTTCAAATGGATCATCTCAACTGCACGGATTTTGCGGTGTATAACAAAAAGCACGGCTGGAAAAAAGGCGATGAATTGCTATGTTTGATCGCAAAAACGATCTCTACTATCTATCCTGACGCGATTATCGTACGTGTTCACAGTGACAATTTTTTAGTTTTACATGTAAACGAAAATGAGCCCATTGATTATGCCAAAATCGATCGTTTAATGCGTGAGCATGATCTCGTGATGCAGTATCAGCATGTGACCTTTGGCATCGATGAAGCGTTAAGCGTCGAAACATTGGAAGATAAACTACTTCATTTATAG
- a CDS encoding endonuclease/exonuclease/phosphatase family protein, which translates to MRWSLLFIPLLLSALDFKVATYNVENLFDATKNGSEYKEYQPYNKHGWNEAMLQIKINNLARVIGDINADIIVLAEVENKAVLQKLNTALGDKAYPYLFYPTKKERVSIDTALLSRFPIEKSSTIALPNQARGIHRVSVMVDARPLDLYINHWPAYIEKEDERLVYAKTLHTILEKEKSREYIVLGDFNSPYQEQKGHWGMGLITFLQAGDQKALLYNLWYELPQNRRYSHSYGKQKNALDHIIIPKSLMDRKSIEYTPSSFNVFIRPYMLDENGNPNRWQISNKGRGEHQGSGFSDHFPITATFHTLKD; encoded by the coding sequence ATGCGTTGGAGTCTGCTTTTTATTCCGTTACTCCTTTCAGCACTCGACTTTAAAGTCGCAACGTACAATGTCGAAAATCTCTTTGATGCAACCAAAAATGGTAGCGAATACAAAGAGTATCAGCCCTATAACAAGCATGGCTGGAATGAGGCGATGTTGCAGATAAAAATAAACAATCTCGCTCGTGTGATAGGCGATATCAATGCTGACATCATCGTTTTAGCCGAAGTTGAAAACAAAGCGGTGCTTCAAAAACTCAACACTGCCCTTGGAGACAAAGCATATCCTTACCTCTTTTACCCTACTAAAAAAGAGCGTGTTTCTATTGATACAGCACTTCTCTCACGTTTTCCCATCGAAAAAAGTTCTACGATTGCGTTGCCCAATCAAGCCAGAGGCATTCACCGTGTTAGCGTAATGGTTGATGCAAGACCGTTGGATCTTTACATCAACCATTGGCCTGCGTACATCGAAAAAGAGGATGAGCGTTTAGTCTATGCTAAAACACTGCATACAATTTTGGAAAAAGAGAAAAGTCGTGAATATATTGTATTGGGCGATTTTAACTCCCCGTATCAAGAGCAAAAAGGGCACTGGGGTATGGGACTTATCACTTTTTTGCAAGCAGGCGATCAAAAGGCTCTTTTGTACAACCTTTGGTATGAACTTCCGCAAAACAGGCGGTATTCTCACAGTTATGGCAAGCAAAAAAATGCGTTAGATCATATCATTATCCCCAAATCACTGATGGATCGTAAAAGCATTGAGTACACGCCTTCCTCCTTTAATGTCTTTATCCGCCCTTACATGTTGGATGAAAATGGCAACCCCAATCGGTGGCAAATCAGTAATAAAGGCCGTGGCGAACACCAAGGTTCTGGCTTCTCAGATCATTTCCCGATAACTGCAACTTTCCATACGCTAAAGGATTAA
- a CDS encoding carbonic anhydrase — MKIAELISGYEKFKDTKFKKYENKFLDLVKNGQHPKVLFIACSDSRVDPALITNSAPGELFVLRNIGNFVPPFAPDNDYHATAAGIEYAVSVLEVTDIIICGHSHCGAIETMYTKITDINLVHVKKWLELGMDAKNYVTQKLISQDVTQSERLELTEKISLLFQSKNLLTYPDVERRVNEGELFIRSWYYHLETGELEYFNTESGEFEPMIGSEN, encoded by the coding sequence ATGAAAATAGCGGAGTTAATTAGTGGGTATGAGAAGTTTAAAGATACCAAGTTTAAAAAATACGAAAACAAATTTTTGGACCTTGTTAAAAATGGGCAACATCCAAAAGTTTTATTTATCGCCTGCAGTGACTCTCGTGTCGATCCTGCCTTGATCACCAACTCAGCTCCTGGAGAGCTTTTTGTCCTACGTAATATTGGCAATTTTGTCCCTCCCTTTGCTCCCGATAATGATTACCACGCGACGGCGGCGGGCATTGAGTATGCAGTTTCTGTTTTAGAAGTCACGGACATTATTATCTGCGGGCATTCGCATTGTGGGGCGATTGAGACGATGTACACCAAGATCACCGATATTAATTTAGTCCATGTCAAAAAATGGCTAGAACTGGGAATGGATGCTAAAAACTACGTGACGCAAAAGCTTATCAGCCAAGATGTGACACAATCTGAGAGGCTAGAGCTTACGGAGAAAATTTCACTTCTGTTTCAATCCAAAAATCTCTTAACGTATCCCGATGTCGAGCGTCGTGTTAATGAAGGCGAGCTTTTTATTCGTTCATGGTATTATCATCTTGAAACGGGTGAACTGGAGTATTTTAACACCGAATCGGGTGAATTTGAGCCCATGATCGGTAGTGAAAATTGA
- a CDS encoding pyrimidine/purine nucleoside phosphorylase, whose product MEFKNVTVTKKANVYFDGKVVSYTLTFDDGSTKTLGFMQVGDYTFNTGVAEVMEFLSGELSVELPNQKEPLIIHEKAIFEVPANALFTLHVKTCASYCCSYVK is encoded by the coding sequence ATGGAATTTAAAAACGTTACCGTTACGAAAAAAGCCAATGTCTATTTTGATGGCAAAGTGGTCAGTTATACCCTCACCTTTGATGACGGCTCCACCAAAACGCTCGGTTTTATGCAAGTAGGTGACTACACCTTTAACACAGGCGTAGCCGAAGTGATGGAGTTTTTAAGTGGTGAGCTGAGCGTGGAGCTTCCAAACCAAAAAGAGCCTTTAATCATTCATGAAAAAGCAATCTTTGAAGTGCCTGCTAATGCCTTGTTTACGTTACATGTAAAGACATGTGCTAGTTACTGTTGTTCTTACGTAAAATAA
- the glyS gene encoding glycine--tRNA ligase subunit beta, which translates to MIKPLLIEIGVEELPAIPFLKELPHIETLWLDILEKNALACAFNFYYTPRRLVLWHEAFPTQQNEREEEFFGAPLSVALKEGAPTPAALGFAKKCGVDFSEISRAMKDGKEVLYYKKTIAGQSSKNLLKAMIEQFIKGLNFGKSMRWGFLEEHFIRPIRWIGCMMGDEHVPFSLFGVESTPFSYPHRTISYEPFAYMFAGDYFERLAERGVVLYPNKREEIILNDFKAIELKEGVHIEIDEDLLAEVVAITEYPKALIGSFEERFLRLPPEVIITSMKENQRYFPVFKDGNLTNRFIVVSNAISDDYDLIVRGNEKVLRARLSDALFFLDNDLKRGLRYEGLKDITYLDGLGSLLDKELREKAIATYLTNKYQSTLLSQNTRLNFERLQELMDKSVMYSKSDLLSEMVYEFTELQGLMGYYYAMAMGEDELFALALKEQYLPNSEESALPSTLFSAIVALSYKLDSLIALFSIDKIPTGNKDPYALRRAVNGIVKIVLNQGIAFDIKNDLFALSQSYKSFDFNVLETFFLERMYQFFDVNPSIITAVISSGEREIVKMSQKIKALSSIVQDDGFKEMFSTFKRVANIIKNMDVKEQTLVDETLFDTTYEKELYAAFNAVVSKEYASFEENLDALFALKPQIDAFFNNVMVNTEDVNVRANRYNLIASIYNAFKAIADIKEISI; encoded by the coding sequence ATGATCAAACCCCTTTTGATAGAAATAGGCGTTGAAGAGCTCCCCGCAATCCCTTTTTTGAAAGAACTTCCCCATATTGAAACACTCTGGCTTGATATTTTAGAGAAAAATGCTCTAGCATGCGCGTTTAACTTTTACTACACGCCACGCCGTTTAGTGCTCTGGCATGAAGCATTCCCGACACAGCAAAATGAGCGTGAAGAGGAGTTCTTTGGAGCACCTTTAAGTGTAGCACTTAAAGAGGGCGCACCAACGCCTGCCGCACTTGGTTTTGCTAAAAAATGCGGTGTTGATTTTAGTGAAATCTCCCGCGCAATGAAAGACGGCAAAGAGGTTCTTTACTATAAAAAAACCATTGCAGGACAGAGTTCCAAAAACCTTCTTAAGGCGATGATCGAACAATTTATCAAAGGGCTTAACTTTGGAAAGTCCATGCGTTGGGGCTTTTTAGAAGAGCATTTCATTCGCCCGATTCGCTGGATCGGCTGTATGATGGGGGATGAACATGTGCCTTTCTCTCTTTTTGGCGTAGAATCCACCCCATTTTCGTATCCGCACCGCACCATTTCGTATGAGCCATTTGCGTATATGTTTGCAGGGGATTATTTTGAGCGTTTGGCGGAGCGTGGTGTTGTGCTTTATCCGAATAAACGTGAAGAGATTATTTTAAATGATTTTAAAGCGATTGAGCTCAAAGAGGGCGTGCATATCGAAATCGATGAAGATCTTTTAGCCGAAGTTGTGGCGATTACGGAGTATCCAAAAGCGCTGATCGGCAGTTTTGAAGAGCGATTTTTACGTTTGCCACCCGAAGTCATCATCACTTCAATGAAAGAGAATCAACGCTATTTTCCTGTCTTTAAAGATGGGAATCTGACCAACCGTTTCATCGTTGTTTCCAATGCAATCAGTGATGATTATGACCTGATCGTTCGAGGTAATGAAAAAGTACTTCGCGCCAGACTTTCTGACGCACTTTTCTTCTTGGATAATGACCTTAAACGAGGTCTGCGTTACGAAGGGCTTAAAGACATTACCTATCTGGATGGATTAGGCTCACTTCTGGATAAAGAGCTTCGCGAAAAAGCGATTGCGACGTACTTAACGAATAAATATCAAAGCACACTTCTGTCTCAAAACACGCGCTTGAACTTTGAACGTTTGCAAGAATTGATGGACAAATCGGTGATGTACAGCAAAAGCGATCTTTTAAGCGAGATGGTCTATGAGTTTACGGAACTGCAAGGTTTGATGGGTTACTACTATGCGATGGCGATGGGTGAAGATGAACTTTTTGCCCTTGCACTCAAAGAGCAGTATCTCCCAAATTCGGAAGAGAGTGCGCTTCCAAGCACGCTTTTTAGCGCGATTGTAGCGCTTTCGTATAAACTGGATTCTTTGATCGCGCTCTTTAGCATCGACAAAATTCCAACGGGAAATAAAGACCCGTACGCATTGCGCCGTGCGGTCAATGGCATCGTTAAAATCGTTCTCAATCAAGGCATCGCGTTTGATATTAAAAACGATCTTTTTGCGCTGAGTCAATCGTATAAAAGCTTTGATTTTAACGTGCTTGAGACCTTCTTCTTAGAGCGCATGTATCAATTCTTTGATGTCAATCCTTCGATTATCACCGCGGTTATTAGCAGCGGCGAGCGTGAGATTGTGAAGATGTCTCAAAAGATAAAAGCGCTCTCTAGCATCGTTCAAGATGATGGGTTTAAAGAGATGTTCTCAACCTTCAAACGTGTTGCCAACATCATTAAAAATATGGACGTAAAAGAGCAAACGCTTGTGGATGAAACACTCTTTGATACCACCTACGAAAAAGAGCTTTATGCTGCTTTTAATGCAGTTGTATCAAAAGAGTATGCCTCTTTTGAAGAGAATTTAGACGCACTTTTTGCACTCAAACCTCAAATCGACGCCTTCTTTAACAATGTCATGGTTAACACAGAAGATGTAAACGTCCGAGCCAATCGTTACAATCTGATTGCTTCGATTTACAATGCGTTCAAAGCCATTGCCGATATTAAAGAGATTAGTATTTAA
- a CDS encoding EAL domain-containing protein, giving the protein MNRTARVHLRDPRTVLVVVFVLSFVLLILSIYNLHTLESEKERAKVYTIAANYSYDIKFNLDRALSSTYTLQALLTQNDGGFIRNFEEIAEEILPSYPGVIELAIAPRGIIQQVAPLQGNEKALGLNLFEAKTQNKESFLARESGKLTLAGPLDLTQGGIGLVGRLPIFEDRDNKEHFWGFVAAVIRISEIFDNAKIAQLDQEELMYEMWRIHPDSKEKQIILSSTRTPLIDPVVYTFDVPNGTWTIAISPEKGWGSPVLFMARVLMALMFALMLAYMAKLVVELKITKVALESQVLQTTGEKNVLARQFEVLLNAIPDLIWLKDPNGIYLFCNKAFERLYGAKEHEIVGKSDYDFVNFQLADFFRTHDIIAMDAKEPVRNEEELSFKEDGYNGLFETIKTPVFDKNSELLGVLGVSRDITARREDEEKIQKLEYFDPLTSLPNKLQLRLRVEHDLKIVQHQNEQLAVLFIDFDHFKNINDTLGHAIGDELLVKVSKRLKPLLRQVDTLSRQGGDEFVVILPGVSVDDAAHMAKRLLQAIEQPIKLDTNELIVTASIGIALYPNDGADIDTLFKSADAAMYLAKQNGRNNYRFFTSEIQSRSARILSLENALRYAHTRGELSLHYQPQISLSDGKIVGVEALIRWNHPDFGMISPVEFIPIAEESGQILLIGEWVMRTAATRMKQWMDMGFPAMSVAVNLSAVQFHHAHLSKLVSTIIDEVKLPPWFLEIELTESAAAQNPLHAIETMNELSEKGIRLSIDDFGTGYSSLSYLKCFKVYKLKIDQSFIRDIGIDPEDREIVKIIIALGKSLGLKTIAEGVETKEQLDFLKENGCDEAQGYYFSEPLNVTDIEALLRAPEIILRKNNSN; this is encoded by the coding sequence GTGAATAGAACGGCACGTGTGCATTTGCGCGATCCTAGAACTGTCTTGGTCGTCGTTTTTGTGCTCTCTTTTGTACTGTTAATCTTGAGCATTTACAACCTTCATACCTTAGAGTCCGAAAAAGAACGGGCAAAAGTCTATACAATCGCTGCTAATTACAGTTATGACATCAAATTTAACCTCGATCGAGCACTCTCGTCAACCTACACACTCCAAGCTTTGCTGACTCAAAATGATGGTGGATTTATTCGCAATTTTGAAGAGATTGCTGAGGAGATTTTACCTTCTTATCCTGGTGTGATTGAGCTCGCGATTGCCCCTCGTGGCATCATCCAACAAGTTGCTCCACTTCAAGGCAACGAAAAAGCACTGGGGCTCAACCTTTTTGAAGCTAAAACCCAAAATAAAGAGTCTTTTTTAGCACGCGAGAGCGGTAAGTTGACCTTGGCTGGGCCGTTGGACTTGACACAAGGGGGCATTGGTCTGGTGGGGCGTCTGCCCATTTTTGAAGATAGGGATAATAAAGAGCATTTTTGGGGATTTGTCGCTGCGGTGATTCGCATCTCTGAAATTTTTGATAATGCAAAAATTGCGCAACTCGACCAAGAAGAGTTGATGTATGAAATGTGGCGCATCCATCCTGATAGCAAAGAGAAGCAGATCATTTTAAGCTCCACACGCACACCGCTCATCGATCCTGTGGTCTATACATTTGATGTGCCAAATGGCACATGGACGATTGCCATATCGCCTGAAAAAGGGTGGGGGAGTCCAGTTCTTTTTATGGCGCGCGTGCTGATGGCGTTGATGTTTGCCCTGATGTTAGCCTATATGGCAAAATTAGTGGTTGAGCTCAAAATTACGAAAGTGGCGCTTGAATCTCAGGTTCTTCAAACAACAGGCGAAAAAAATGTGTTGGCGCGTCAATTTGAGGTACTCTTAAATGCAATTCCCGATCTGATTTGGCTCAAAGACCCTAATGGCATCTACCTTTTTTGCAACAAAGCGTTTGAGCGTCTTTATGGAGCCAAAGAGCATGAGATCGTGGGAAAAAGTGACTATGATTTTGTGAATTTTCAACTAGCAGATTTCTTTAGAACACACGATATTATCGCGATGGATGCCAAAGAGCCTGTGCGAAATGAAGAAGAGCTGAGTTTTAAAGAAGATGGCTACAACGGGCTTTTTGAGACGATTAAAACGCCTGTGTTTGATAAGAACAGTGAACTCTTAGGTGTTTTGGGTGTTTCGCGTGACATTACGGCACGCAGGGAAGATGAAGAAAAAATTCAAAAATTAGAGTATTTTGATCCACTCACATCGTTACCCAACAAGCTTCAACTGCGCCTTCGCGTGGAGCATGATCTTAAGATCGTTCAGCACCAAAATGAGCAGTTAGCGGTTCTTTTTATCGATTTTGACCACTTTAAAAATATTAACGATACTTTAGGACATGCCATAGGCGATGAACTTTTGGTTAAGGTTTCAAAACGCCTCAAACCACTTTTACGTCAAGTCGATACCCTCTCACGTCAAGGCGGCGATGAGTTTGTCGTGATCTTGCCAGGGGTCAGTGTGGATGATGCCGCGCACATGGCAAAACGCTTGCTTCAAGCGATTGAACAGCCGATTAAGTTGGATACTAATGAGCTGATCGTGACCGCTTCCATCGGAATTGCGCTGTACCCTAATGATGGCGCTGACATCGACACGCTCTTTAAAAGTGCGGACGCGGCGATGTACTTGGCTAAACAAAATGGCAGAAACAATTACCGTTTCTTTACCTCTGAGATTCAAAGCAGGTCAGCGCGTATCTTAAGCTTGGAAAATGCGCTTCGTTACGCGCATACCAGAGGCGAGTTGAGTCTTCATTACCAGCCACAAATTTCGCTCAGCGATGGCAAAATTGTAGGTGTTGAAGCATTGATTCGTTGGAATCATCCTGATTTTGGGATGATCTCTCCGGTGGAGTTTATTCCGATTGCAGAAGAGAGCGGTCAGATATTGTTGATTGGTGAATGGGTGATGCGCACCGCCGCAACGAGGATGAAACAGTGGATGGATATGGGCTTTCCTGCGATGAGTGTGGCGGTAAATCTCTCCGCCGTGCAGTTTCATCATGCGCATCTCTCCAAATTGGTGAGTACGATTATCGATGAAGTGAAGCTTCCGCCATGGTTTTTGGAAATCGAGTTGACCGAGAGTGCTGCTGCTCAAAATCCACTTCATGCGATTGAGACGATGAATGAACTCTCTGAAAAAGGGATACGTCTTTCCATTGATGATTTTGGTACAGGGTACTCCTCTTTGAGTTATTTGAAATGTTTTAAAGTCTATAAACTCAAAATCGATCAGAGCTTTATTCGTGATATTGGCATTGATCCAGAAGATCGTGAGATCGTTAAAATTATCATTGCTTTGGGAAAAAGTTTGGGGCTTAAAACGATCGCGGAGGGCGTTGAAACCAAAGAGCAGTTAGACTTTTTAAAAGAAAATGGTTGCGATGAAGCTCAAGGGTACTATTTTAGTGAACCCTTGAACGTAACGGACATAGAAGCGCTTTTAAGAGCGCCTGAGATTATTTTACGTAAGAACAACAGTAACTAG